The following are from one region of the Staphylococcus argenteus genome:
- a CDS encoding TM2 domain-containing protein: protein MQVNKVIYILLALFLGSFGVHKFYAGKNMQGFLHLIFFWTVIPHILAIISAVITVFKPADEHGNVTL from the coding sequence ATGCAAGTAAATAAAGTCATTTATATTTTGTTAGCACTGTTCTTAGGTAGTTTTGGTGTTCATAAGTTTTATGCCGGCAAAAACATGCAAGGCTTCCTACACTTAATATTCTTTTGGACAGTCATCCCGCATATACTAGCAATTATTAGTGCAGTGATTACTGTTTTCAAACCTGCTGATGAACATGGTAATGTCACATTATAA
- a CDS encoding peptide deformylase — protein MAIKKLVPASHPILTKTAQEVTKFDNSLKSLLNDLEDTMYAREAAGLCAPQIGKSFQVAIIDMEMEGLLQLINPKVISQSNETITDLEGSITLPDVYGEVTRSKMIVVESYDINGNKVELTAHEDVARMILHIIDQMNGIPFTERADRILTDKEMEAYFAHD, from the coding sequence ATGGCGATTAAAAAATTAGTACCAGCATCGCATCCTATTTTGACGAAAACAGCACAAGAAGTAACAAAATTTGATAACTCACTTAAATCTTTATTAAATGATTTAGAAGATACAATGTATGCTCGAGAGGCAGCCGGTCTATGCGCACCACAAATTGGTAAGTCTTTCCAAGTTGCAATCATTGATATGGAAATGGAAGGTTTACTACAGCTTATTAATCCAAAAGTCATAAGTCAATCAAATGAAACGATAACAGACTTAGAAGGTTCAATTACATTACCAGATGTTTATGGAGAAGTGACAAGAAGTAAAATGATAGTTGTCGAAAGTTATGACATCAATGGAAACAAAGTTGAACTAACTGCACATGAAGATGTGGCAAGAATGATCTTACATATCATCGATCAAATGAACGGTATTCCTTTTACAGAACGTGCGGATCGAATTTTAACAGATAAAGAAATGGAGGCATATTTTGCACATGACTAA
- the fmt gene encoding methionyl-tRNA formyltransferase — MTKIIFMGTPDFSTTVLEMLISEHDVIAVVTQPDRPVGRKRVMTPPPVKKVAMKYDLPVYQPEKLSGSKELEQLLQLDVDLIVTAAFGQLLPESLLSLPKLGAINVHASLLPKYRGGAPIHQAIIDGEKETGITIMYMVKKLDAGNIISQQAIKIEDNDNVGTMHDKLSVLGADLLKETLPSIIKGTNDSIPQEDDQATFASNIKREDERINWKQPGRQVFNQIRGLSPWPVAYTTMDDINLKIYDAELIPNNQNSEAGTIIETTKKAIIVATDDNEAIAIKDMQLAGKKRMLAANYLSGAQNTLVGKKLI; from the coding sequence ATGACTAAAATTATTTTTATGGGAACACCAGATTTTTCAACAACAGTATTAGAAATGCTTATTTCAGAACATGATGTCATCGCAGTCGTAACTCAGCCAGATAGACCAGTTGGACGTAAACGTGTAATGACACCACCACCAGTTAAAAAAGTTGCAATGAAATATGATTTGCCTGTATATCAGCCGGAAAAACTTAGTGGATCAAAAGAATTAGAACAATTACTTCAGCTAGATGTTGATTTGATTGTTACTGCTGCATTCGGACAACTATTGCCTGAATCATTGCTGTCATTACCAAAGCTTGGCGCAATTAACGTACACGCTTCATTGTTACCGAAGTATAGAGGTGGTGCACCTATTCACCAAGCAATTATTGATGGTGAAAAAGAAACAGGTATAACAATTATGTATATGGTTAAAAAGTTGGATGCGGGTAATATTATTTCGCAACAAGCAATTAAAATAGAAGATAATGATAATGTTGGCACAATGCATGATAAATTAAGTGTATTAGGTGCAGACTTGTTGAAAGAAACATTGCCTTCTATCATTAAAGGAACAAATGATAGTATACCTCAAGAGGATGATCAAGCAACGTTTGCTTCAAATATTAAACGTGAAGACGAGCGAATTAATTGGAAACAACCAGGTAGACAAGTGTTTAATCAAATACGTGGATTATCTCCATGGCCAGTTGCATATACAACAATGGACGATATTAATTTGAAAATATATGATGCGGAGCTTATCCCCAACAATCAGAATAGTGAAGCTGGAACAATTATAGAAACGACAAAAAAAGCCATTATTGTTGCTACAGATGATAATGAAGCGATTGCGATTAAAGATATGCAATTGGCTGGGAAAAAGAGAATGTTAGCTGCCAACTATTTAAGTGGTGCGCAAAACACACTAGTAGGGAAGAAACTTATATGA